The following are encoded in a window of Lactobacillus intestinalis genomic DNA:
- a CDS encoding Rib/alpha-like domain-containing protein yields the protein MALGSALTNEQFNQLVENKIPTDEIVSTTWETKPNEQGQGGVIKITFTDKAANGQPTYLNINIPANSIKVTTDADKYKPEGQDVSTKVGEVPNPAEGIKNPDSLPSGTTYTWQNTPDTTKPGKKPAVIVVTYPDGSKDEVSTNVVVNANPEIKTITTTVGGDPAATEGIANLNNGGTTPVDGYPTSATWTTKPDTSKPGATTGTATVTYPDGTTETVTIPVAVNGQGDVTVIDNGHVFSLHANNVVTHKTSDKNIIGEPVIENFKLSYYQGGQNYSNPYIYTLNADKTAYVLTQTGDNPAGVTVNAPQSINASGIKISWTEAGKVLFNNALGAIKGNGQPSSLVSDNNGGTKTITYTNWTNDQSGYPWYSAVVNSSGVNWPIYGKGPVSTYPFPSVYIYGAEANGTIPSVNSDVDVRDLKTALGDASKLVNTKDLTADHNSEFSSVNWQTLPSLDKANAKAPATVRINFTDGSYLDVPVAVNVIKVDQGVDDKTNHDIYRDITRTINVEGESTLVIQHVIYSRAKITDLSKPAGQQISYTDWAPAKNSEGQAVTNFPQYEVTKPGYTATATGATIETVNGQQYVPASATITPDSSNETVNVTYTANEHTLVINYVDGDGTLVGTYKVPGKTNETVNVDVYGHVPTNWKLVPGQKFIGSYKFGSDDPQPVNYKVEHGTEVVPVDKANKDTYRKITQTIQEVPAGKTNADMHVVRTASVEFERTGVKDLVTGKTTWNAWNSNSETFPVYNIKEQKGYDSYVNGVKATEVAAVTVDPDSQNITDTITYVKQNATPVPYNPSNKDMNKSVTRTINYEVPAGHEAIAPVTQTVDYTRDVNGVAGYQDPVTGEITWNAWHVKSGKAEFASASVEQIKGYDSYVDGTKSTEVPAAAVTEKDGEPQNGANVTVSYQKQADTPVPYKPGQEGVNDDMNQYVTRTIVVHEPGQDPVSHDQTVHFTREDAQGNAGYTDPVTGKITWNAWHVAGELNQANGTWAEFNAPTVKGYTPSQAKVAAEEVTAETKNVTVDIKYAPVAPTGQNVTTKVGEVPDAGQGIANKDDLPDGTKYSWKTTPDVSTEGNKPAVVVVTYPGGSTVEVPVTVTVTKNPTDADKYTPEGQDVNTKTGVVPNPAEGIKNKSDLPDGTKYTWKDTPDVTTAGDKPATVVVTYPDGSKDEVPVTIHVTNPATPTDADKYTPEGQDVNTKTGVVPNPAEGIKNKSDLPDGTKYTWKDTPDVTTAGDKPATVVVTYPDGSKDEVPVTIHVTNPATPTDSDKYTPEGQDVNTKTGVVPNPAEGIKNKSDLPDGTKYTWKDTPDVTTEGNKPAVVVVTYPDGSKDEVPVTIHVTNPTTPTDADNYTPEGQDVNTKTGVVPNPAEGIKNKSDLPDGTKYTWKDTPDVTTEGNKPAVVVVTYPDGSKDEVPVTIHVTNPTTPTDADKYTPEGQDVNTKTGVVPDPAEGIKNKSDLPDGTKYTWEKTPDVTKPGESTGVIVVTYPDGSKDEVTVKVIVNTNNVTPETQPIHTTPGVLPNPADAIKNKDEMPAGTKYTWKEVPNVNTVGEHTGVITVTYPDGSSVDLTVKVYVDAVAKENNSNNTAQVITKHVAETNEKKTSATPAQQIKHSEKATLPQTGAKSENTAGILGLAIAAVGSLFGLAAGKKRRDK from the coding sequence GTGGCACTTGGCTCAGCCTTAACTAATGAACAATTTAATCAATTAGTGGAAAACAAGATCCCAACTGACGAAATTGTATCTACTACTTGGGAAACTAAGCCTAATGAACAAGGCCAAGGCGGCGTAATTAAGATCACCTTTACTGATAAGGCTGCAAATGGTCAACCAACTTACTTGAACATTAATATTCCAGCAAATTCAATTAAGGTAACAACTGATGCAGACAAGTACAAGCCAGAAGGGCAAGATGTTTCAACTAAGGTTGGAGAAGTTCCAAATCCAGCCGAAGGCATCAAGAATCCTGATAGTTTACCAAGCGGCACAACTTACACTTGGCAAAACACTCCAGATACCACTAAACCAGGTAAGAAACCAGCAGTTATTGTAGTAACTTACCCAGATGGTTCTAAGGACGAAGTTTCAACTAATGTAGTTGTTAACGCTAACCCAGAAATTAAGACGATTACTACAACTGTTGGTGGAGATCCAGCTGCCACTGAAGGAATTGCCAACTTGAATAATGGTGGTACTACTCCAGTTGATGGTTATCCAACAAGTGCAACTTGGACTACTAAACCAGATACTTCAAAACCGGGTGCAACTACTGGCACGGCAACTGTAACTTATCCAGATGGTACTACTGAAACAGTAACAATTCCTGTTGCTGTAAATGGTCAAGGTGATGTTACTGTTATCGATAATGGTCATGTCTTCAGCCTTCATGCCAATAATGTTGTAACTCACAAGACTTCTGACAAGAACATCATTGGTGAGCCCGTAATTGAAAACTTCAAGTTAAGCTACTACCAAGGTGGTCAAAACTACAGCAATCCATACATTTACACTTTGAATGCCGACAAGACTGCATATGTTCTTACCCAAACTGGTGATAATCCGGCTGGTGTAACTGTTAATGCTCCACAATCTATTAATGCTAGTGGCATTAAGATTAGTTGGACTGAAGCAGGTAAGGTTCTATTCAATAATGCATTAGGTGCAATCAAAGGTAATGGTCAACCATCAAGCTTAGTATCAGACAACAATGGTGGAACCAAGACGATTACTTATACTAACTGGACAAATGATCAATCTGGTTATCCTTGGTATTCAGCTGTTGTTAACAGCTCAGGTGTAAACTGGCCAATTTATGGTAAAGGTCCAGTATCAACTTATCCATTCCCATCAGTTTATATTTATGGTGCAGAAGCTAACGGTACTATTCCAAGTGTTAACTCCGACGTCGACGTTAGGGATTTGAAGACTGCTTTAGGAGATGCTTCAAAGCTTGTAAATACTAAGGATTTAACTGCTGATCATAATTCTGAATTTAGTTCAGTTAACTGGCAAACTTTACCAAGCCTTGATAAAGCTAATGCTAAGGCTCCTGCAACAGTACGAATTAACTTCACTGATGGTAGTTATCTTGATGTTCCAGTAGCTGTAAATGTAATCAAGGTTGATCAAGGTGTTGATGATAAGACTAACCACGACATTTATCGTGATATTACTCGTACGATTAATGTTGAAGGCGAAAGTACTCTAGTTATTCAACACGTAATTTACAGTCGCGCTAAGATAACTGATCTTTCTAAGCCAGCAGGTCAACAAATCAGTTACACTGATTGGGCACCTGCTAAGAATAGTGAAGGTCAAGCAGTAACGAACTTCCCACAATATGAAGTAACTAAACCTGGCTACACTGCTACTGCAACTGGTGCAACCATTGAAACTGTTAATGGTCAACAATATGTTCCAGCTTCAGCAACAATTACTCCAGATTCATCAAATGAAACTGTTAATGTAACTTACACTGCTAACGAACATACTTTAGTAATTAATTATGTTGACGGTGATGGCACTCTGGTAGGTACTTACAAGGTTCCTGGTAAGACTAATGAAACTGTTAATGTTGATGTATATGGACATGTTCCAACTAACTGGAAACTAGTTCCAGGCCAAAAATTTATCGGATCTTACAAATTCGGTTCAGATGATCCACAACCTGTAAATTACAAGGTTGAACACGGTACTGAGGTTGTTCCAGTTGACAAGGCCAACAAGGATACTTACCGGAAGATTACCCAAACCATCCAAGAAGTACCAGCTGGCAAGACTAATGCCGATATGCATGTTGTAAGAACTGCTTCAGTTGAATTTGAACGTACTGGTGTGAAGGACTTAGTAACTGGGAAGACTACTTGGAACGCATGGAACTCAAACAGCGAAACTTTCCCAGTTTACAACATTAAAGAACAAAAGGGCTACGACAGTTACGTAAATGGTGTTAAAGCAACAGAAGTAGCAGCAGTAACTGTAGATCCAGATTCACAAAACATTACTGATACTATTACTTACGTAAAACAAAATGCAACTCCAGTGCCCTATAATCCTTCAAATAAGGATATGAATAAGTCAGTAACCCGTACCATTAACTACGAAGTACCAGCAGGACATGAAGCAATTGCCCCAGTAACGCAAACCGTAGACTACACTCGTGATGTTAATGGCGTCGCAGGTTACCAGGATCCAGTGACTGGCGAGATTACCTGGAACGCATGGCACGTTAAGAGTGGTAAAGCCGAATTTGCTTCAGCTAGTGTAGAACAAATTAAGGGTTACGATTCATACGTAGATGGTACAAAGTCAACCGAAGTACCAGCAGCTGCAGTAACAGAAAAAGATGGCGAACCACAAAATGGGGCAAACGTCACAGTAAGTTACCAAAAGCAAGCTGATACTCCAGTACCATACAAGCCAGGTCAAGAAGGCGTAAACGATGACATGAACCAGTACGTAACTCGTACGATTGTGGTTCATGAACCAGGTCAAGATCCAGTAAGTCATGATCAAACCGTTCACTTTACTCGTGAAGATGCTCAAGGTAATGCCGGTTACACTGATCCAGTGACTGGCAAGATTACTTGGAACGCATGGCATGTGGCAGGTGAACTTAACCAAGCAAATGGTACTTGGGCAGAATTTAATGCACCAACTGTTAAAGGGTACACTCCAAGTCAAGCTAAAGTAGCAGCTGAAGAAGTTACTGCTGAAACTAAGAATGTCACTGTTGACATTAAATATGCTCCAGTAGCTCCAACTGGTCAAAATGTAACTACTAAGGTCGGTGAAGTACCAGATGCAGGGCAAGGAATTGCCAACAAAGATGATTTACCAGATGGTACTAAGTACTCATGGAAGACAACACCGGATGTATCTACTGAAGGTAATAAACCCGCTGTAGTTGTAGTAACTTACCCAGGTGGCTCAACTGTTGAAGTTCCGGTTACCGTAACTGTAACTAAGAACCCAACTGATGCAGACAAGTACACCCCAGAAGGTCAAGATGTAAACACCAAGACTGGCGTTGTACCAAATCCAGCAGAAGGCATTAAGAACAAGAGTGACTTACCAGATGGCACTAAGTACACATGGAAGGACACTCCAGATGTAACTACTGCAGGAGACAAGCCAGCTACAGTTGTCGTAACTTACCCAGATGGTTCAAAGGATGAAGTTCCAGTAACCATCCACGTAACCAACCCAGCAACTCCAACTGATGCAGATAAGTACACTCCAGAAGGTCAAGATGTAAACACCAAGACTGGCGTTGTACCAAATCCAGCAGAAGGCATTAAGAACAAGAGTGACTTACCAGATGGCACTAAGTACACATGGAAGGACACTCCAGATGTAACTACTGCAGGAGACAAGCCAGCTACAGTTGTCGTAACTTACCCAGATGGTTCAAAGGATGAAGTTCCAGTAACCATCCACGTAACCAACCCAGCAACTCCAACTGATTCAGATAAGTACACTCCAGAAGGTCAAGATGTAAACACCAAGACTGGCGTTGTACCAAATCCAGCAGAAGGCATCAAGAACAAGAGTGACTTACCAGATGGCACTAAGTACACATGGAAAGACACTCCAGATGTAACTACTGAAGGTAATAAACCAGCTGTAGTTGTAGTAACTTACCCAGATGGTTCAAAGGATGAAGTACCAGTAACCATTCACGTAACCAACCCAACAACTCCAACTGATGCAGACAACTACACTCCAGAAGGTCAAGATGTAAACACTAAGACCGGTGTTGTACCAAATCCAGCAGAAGGCATCAAGAACAAGAGTGACTTACCAGATGGCACTAAGTACACATGGAAAGACACTCCAGATGTAACTACTGAAGGTAATAAACCAGCTGTAGTTGTAGTAACTTACCCAGATGGTTCAAAGGATGAAGTACCAGTAACCATTCACGTAACCAACCCAACAACTCCAACTGATGCAGACAAGTACACCCCAGAAGGTCAAGATGTAAACACTAAGACCGGTGTCGTACCAGATCCAGCAGAAGGCATCAAGAACAAGAGTGACTTACCAGATGGCACTAAGTACACATGGGAGAAGACCCCGGATGTAACTAAGCCAGGTGAAAGTACTGGTGTGATTGTTGTAACTTACCCAGATGGCTCAAAGGACGAAGTAACTGTGAAGGTAATTGTTAATACAAACAATGTAACACCAGAAACACAACCAATTCACACTACTCCAGGCGTTCTTCCAAACCCAGCAGATGCTATTAAGAACAAGGATGAAATGCCAGCAGGTACTAAGTACACTTGGAAAGAAGTACCGAATGTCAATACCGTTGGTGAACACACTGGCGTTATTACAGTAACTTACCCAGATGGTTCAAGCGTAGACTTGACAGTTAAGGTATATGTCGATGCTGTCGCAAAGGAAAACAACAGCAACAACACTGCTCAAGTTATCACTAAGCATGTTGCGGAAACTAATGAAAAGAAGACTTCTGCAACTCCAGCACAACAAATTAAACATTCTGAAAAGGCTACTTTGCCACAAACAGGTGCTAAGTCTGAAAATACAGCTGGTATCTTAGGTTTAGCTATTGCTGCAGTAGGTAGTCTATTCGGATTAGCTGCTGGTAAGAAGCGTAGAGATAAGTAA
- a CDS encoding alpha/beta hydrolase: MKKIWLSLVFPVVLLLLIITGCTKGSAKSINTKHVQNGSSRSIPTFFFHGWGSSVNAERHMVNAAKNRGVTNDVVTAIVKRNGQVSLSGRISKNAKNPIIMVGYQDNRNGNYRTDARYAYNAVKAIQRRYNFKKMNLVGHSLGNMDIMFMLLYYGQNKNFPKVNRQVDIAGHFNGIRGIQSTAYAHVNKAGRLSKMDSDYKQLMKLRQTYPKTASVMNIHGDLQDGTHSDKDVTIHSAKSLKYLVSPRAKHYEEHLITGAGAQHSRLHENPEVDKLLIKFLWGK; the protein is encoded by the coding sequence ATGAAGAAAATATGGCTGTCATTGGTTTTTCCTGTTGTACTTTTGCTTTTGATTATTACAGGATGCACAAAAGGTAGTGCAAAAAGTATCAATACTAAACATGTTCAAAATGGAAGTAGCCGTTCTATTCCAACTTTTTTCTTCCATGGTTGGGGATCAAGTGTTAATGCAGAACGTCATATGGTAAATGCGGCAAAGAATCGAGGAGTAACCAATGATGTAGTCACTGCAATTGTTAAGAGAAACGGCCAAGTAAGTTTAAGTGGTCGAATTTCTAAAAATGCAAAAAATCCAATTATTATGGTGGGTTATCAAGATAATCGAAATGGTAACTATCGCACCGATGCACGTTATGCTTATAATGCTGTAAAAGCTATTCAACGCAGATATAACTTCAAGAAGATGAACTTAGTTGGCCATTCACTGGGTAACATGGATATCATGTTCATGCTTTTGTATTATGGCCAAAACAAGAATTTCCCTAAAGTAAATCGTCAAGTTGATATTGCTGGTCACTTTAATGGAATTCGTGGAATTCAATCCACTGCTTATGCTCATGTAAATAAGGCTGGTCGTCTAAGCAAGATGGATAGTGACTATAAGCAATTGATGAAATTACGTCAAACTTATCCTAAGACCGCCAGTGTAATGAATATTCATGGTGATTTGCAGGATGGCACTCATTCTGATAAAGACGTTACTATTCATAGTGCTAAAAGTTTGAAATATCTTGTTTCCCCAAGAGCCAAGCATTATGAAGAACATCTAATTACAGGAGCTGGTGCTCAACATAGTCGTCTACATGAAAACCCAGAAGTTGATAAATTGTTAATCAAATTCTTGTGGGGAAAATAA